In Callospermophilus lateralis isolate mCalLat2 chromosome 18, mCalLat2.hap1, whole genome shotgun sequence, one DNA window encodes the following:
- the LOC143383762 gene encoding uncharacterized protein LOC143383762 isoform X1, giving the protein MPREIADTLIQSPVRHSPADPGQRPRGQGGQGGLSFQRGQRTAQRKARASDLRDGPAARGVGSCEGEGLVPTGAVLTEQREVAGTRFLLEKSLARHARCLQPLSPWASTNAQTEASRKLSRACGVGSALPCSLGQDESAAGSQVGLRVLSLPGLGTPQLRPMAETTLSTSAWRWLQVVGLLVLVQEDEPRVTKPRPQPCLFLTVGQGLSKLLRLAVRLPPPASASPVSGTRVVAAVSSSHGVMLATVTTLPDSREGNKTHDGREERRHPGSHHREGTAPTDAASASRTRPPPVQQQPRPPLQESPGPGQAGHGAPAWSKARASLTWAGPLEPRAELT; this is encoded by the exons ATGCCTCGGGAGATCGCGGACACTTTAATCCAATCTCCTGTTCGTCACAGCCCCGCTGACCCTGGGCAACGCCCGCGTGGGCAGGGTGGCCAGGGAGGCTTGAGCTTCCAGAGAGGGCAGAGGACAGCTCAGAG GAAGGCAAGGGCATCTGACCTCAGGGACGGTCCTGCGGCTCGCGGTGTTGGCAGCTGTGAAGGAGAAGGCCTGGTGCCCACGGGGGCCGTCCTTACGGAGCAGAGAGAAGTGGCTGGGACCCGCTTTCTCCTAGAGAAGAGCCTGGCGAG ACACGCCCGCTGCCTGCAGCCCCTGAGCCCATGGGCATCAACAAACGCACAAACAGAAGCCAGTCGGAAACTCAGCAGGGCTTGCGGGGTCGGCTCGGCTCTGCCTTGCTCCTTGGGTCAGGATGAGTCGGCGGCTGGGAGCCAGGTGGGCCTGAGGGTCCTCTCCCTCCCAGGTCTGGGGACACCTCAGCTGCGGCCGATGGCTGAGACGACCCTTTCAACGTCCGCCTGGCGCTGGCTCCAGGTGGTCGGCTTGCTGGTTTTGGTGCAGGAGGATGAGCCCAGAGTCAccaagccacgtccccagccctgtttatttctcactgtgggacagggtctctctaagttgctcaggctggccgtgaggctgcctcctcctgcctcagcctcccctgttTCTGGGACTAGAGTTGTGGCCGCTGTGTCCAGCTCTCACGGGGTCATGTTGGCCACTGTCACAACTCTCCCAGATTCAAGGGAAGGAAACAAGACCCATGATGGACGGGAGGAGAG GAGGCACCCGGGGTCTCACCACCGTGAGGGAACCGCTCCCACAGACGCGGCCTCAGCCTCCCGCACCCGGCCTCCCCCGGTTCAGCAGCAGCCTCGTCCTCCACTGCAGGAAAGCCCGGGCCCCGGCCAGGCCGGCCACGGAGCACCAGCCTG GTCTAAAGCAAGGGCCTCGCTGACCTGGGCTGGACCTCTGGAGCCACGAGCAGAATTAACCTGA
- the LOC143383762 gene encoding uncharacterized protein LOC143383762 isoform X2, whose translation MPREIADTLIQSPVRHSPADPGQRPRGQGGQGGLSFQRGQRTAQRKARASDLRDGPAARGVGSCEGEGLVPTGAVLTEQREVAGTRFLLEKSLARHARCLQPLSPWASTNAQTEASRKLSRACGVGSALPCSLGQDESAAGSQAREHQSQVTLDQGLRVFTKYSLPPSGGTRGLTTVREPLPQTRPQPPAPGLPRFSSSLVLHCRKARAPARPATEHQPGLKQGPR comes from the exons ATGCCTCGGGAGATCGCGGACACTTTAATCCAATCTCCTGTTCGTCACAGCCCCGCTGACCCTGGGCAACGCCCGCGTGGGCAGGGTGGCCAGGGAGGCTTGAGCTTCCAGAGAGGGCAGAGGACAGCTCAGAG GAAGGCAAGGGCATCTGACCTCAGGGACGGTCCTGCGGCTCGCGGTGTTGGCAGCTGTGAAGGAGAAGGCCTGGTGCCCACGGGGGCCGTCCTTACGGAGCAGAGAGAAGTGGCTGGGACCCGCTTTCTCCTAGAGAAGAGCCTGGCGAG ACACGCCCGCTGCCTGCAGCCCCTGAGCCCATGGGCATCAACAAACGCACAAACAGAAGCCAGTCGGAAACTCAGCAGGGCTTGCGGGGTCGGCTCGGCTCTGCCTTGCTCCTTGGGTCAGGATGAGTCGGCGGCTGGGAGCCAG GCCCGGGAACATCAGAGCCAGGTGACCCTGGACCAAGGGCTCCGAGTCTTCACAAAATACTCGCTTCCTCCTTCAGGAGGCACCCGGGGTCTCACCACCGTGAGGGAACCGCTCCCACAGACGCGGCCTCAGCCTCCCGCACCCGGCCTCCCCCGGTTCAGCAGCAGCCTCGTCCTCCACTGCAGGAAAGCCCGGGCCCCGGCCAGGCCGGCCACGGAGCACCAGCCTG GTCTAAAGCAAGGGCCTCGCTGA
- the LOC143383762 gene encoding uncharacterized protein LOC143383762 isoform X3: MPREIADTLIQSPVRHSPADPGQRPRGQGGQGGLSFQRGQRTAQRKARASDLRDGPAARGVGSCEGEGLVPTGAVLTEQREVAGTRFLLEKSLARHARCLQPLSPWASTNAQTEASRKLSRACGVGSALPCSLGQDESAAGSQV, encoded by the exons ATGCCTCGGGAGATCGCGGACACTTTAATCCAATCTCCTGTTCGTCACAGCCCCGCTGACCCTGGGCAACGCCCGCGTGGGCAGGGTGGCCAGGGAGGCTTGAGCTTCCAGAGAGGGCAGAGGACAGCTCAGAG GAAGGCAAGGGCATCTGACCTCAGGGACGGTCCTGCGGCTCGCGGTGTTGGCAGCTGTGAAGGAGAAGGCCTGGTGCCCACGGGGGCCGTCCTTACGGAGCAGAGAGAAGTGGCTGGGACCCGCTTTCTCCTAGAGAAGAGCCTGGCGAG ACACGCCCGCTGCCTGCAGCCCCTGAGCCCATGGGCATCAACAAACGCACAAACAGAAGCCAGTCGGAAACTCAGCAGGGCTTGCGGGGTCGGCTCGGCTCTGCCTTGCTCCTTGGGTCAGGATGAGTCGGCGGCTGGGAGCCAG GTCTAA